In Panthera leo isolate Ple1 chromosome B3, P.leo_Ple1_pat1.1, whole genome shotgun sequence, a single genomic region encodes these proteins:
- the APOOL gene encoding LOW QUALITY PROTEIN: MICOS complex subunit MIC27 (The sequence of the model RefSeq protein was modified relative to this genomic sequence to represent the inferred CDS: inserted 1 base in 1 codon), translating into MEKVTDMAAVTMGKLTTIPAGLICASVSVHAAKEEELKKQLVKPEQLSIYATPPLQSKYVKEQPCHLQIGFASICKTTGHYIGWCKGVYVFVKNGIMDTVQFGKDAYVYLKNPPRDFLPKTGVITVSGLAGLFSGRKGSRFKKIAYPLGLATVATVCYPVQSVITAKVTGKKAYTTNQQIYEAVKSLWTKNNKKESLPKPKEKTKXNSGEIEISAKTHNLKLSVPLPTELIFETKTKSESTSGATQFMPDPKLMDHGQSHPEDIDMYSTRS; encoded by the exons ATGGAGAAGGTCACAGATATGGCGGCTGTTACGATGGGAAAACTGACAACCATACCTGCAGGTCTGATATGTGCATCTGTAAGTGTACATGCAGCCAAAGAAGAAGAATTGAAAAAGCAGCTAGTAAAACCAGAGCAGCTCTCCATATATGCCACCCCACCTCTGCAGTCTAAATATGTCAAAGAGCAGCCTTGTCATTTACAAATAGGCTTTGCATCCATCTGCAAAACAACTGGTCATTATATTGGCTGGTGCAAGGGTGTTTATGTCTTTGTGAAAAATGGGATAATGGATACAGTACAATTTGGAAAAGATGCTTATGTCTATTTGAAGAATCCACCTAGAGATTTTCTTCCAAAAACTGGAGTGATTACAGTTTCAGGATTAGCAGGCttgttttcaggaagaaaaggttCTAGGTTTAAGAAAATTGCTTATCCTCTGGGACTGGCCACTGTAGCAACTGTTTGCTACCCAGTTCAGTCAGTAATAACTGCCAAGGTAACTGGGAAAAAGGCATACACTACAAACCAGCAAATTTATGAAGCAGTTAAATCATTGtggacaaaaaacaacaaaaaagaatcactccctaaacctaaagaaaaaacta aaaactcTGGTGAAATAGAAATATCCGCAAAAACTCACAACCTGAAACTTTCAGTGCCTTTGCCAACAGAACTCATCtttgaaacaaagacaaaatcaGAATCTACCTCAGGTGCTACACAGTTTATGCCTGACCCCAAGCTCATGGATCATGGGCAGTCCCATCCAGAAGACATAGATATGTACAGTACTAGAAGCTGA